Proteins encoded by one window of Micromonospora coxensis:
- a CDS encoding LOG family protein, protein MSESNGRQPGRDPERHRGAVTLRRGAIPTSTADQRLLDSRSRGDWKTKDAWRALRILSEFVEGFDTLADLPPAVSVFGSARSKPESPECRLAEELGAALARAGYAVITGGGPGVMEAANRGASEAGGLSVGLGIELPFEQGLNDWVDLAIDFRYFFARKTMFVKYAQAFVVLPGGFGTMDELFEALTLVQTGKVTRFPVVLMGTAYWRGLIDWLRDTMAAEGKIGAVDLDLICLTDDVAAAVRHIVEAEAALSAEQEAVREEAVAVAAADQRAARRASDGRAAGDGREG, encoded by the coding sequence ATGAGCGAGAGCAACGGGCGGCAGCCGGGCCGCGATCCGGAGCGGCACCGGGGCGCCGTCACACTGCGCCGCGGCGCGATCCCGACCAGCACCGCCGATCAGCGACTGCTCGACTCGCGCAGCCGCGGCGACTGGAAGACCAAGGACGCCTGGCGGGCGCTGCGGATCCTCTCCGAGTTCGTCGAGGGGTTCGACACCCTGGCCGACCTGCCGCCCGCGGTCAGCGTCTTCGGATCCGCCCGCAGCAAGCCGGAGAGCCCCGAGTGCCGGCTGGCCGAGGAACTCGGCGCCGCGCTGGCCCGAGCCGGGTACGCCGTGATCACCGGCGGCGGGCCGGGCGTGATGGAGGCGGCCAACCGGGGGGCCAGCGAGGCCGGCGGGCTCTCCGTCGGGCTCGGCATCGAACTCCCCTTCGAGCAGGGGCTCAACGACTGGGTCGACCTGGCCATCGACTTCCGCTACTTCTTCGCCCGCAAGACCATGTTCGTCAAGTACGCCCAGGCCTTCGTCGTGCTGCCGGGCGGCTTCGGCACGATGGACGAGCTCTTCGAGGCGCTCACCCTGGTGCAGACCGGCAAGGTCACCCGGTTCCCGGTGGTGCTGATGGGCACCGCGTACTGGAGGGGGCTGATCGACTGGCTGCGCGACACGATGGCCGCCGAGGGCAAGATCGGGGCGGTCGACCTGGACCTGATCTGCCTCACCGACGACGTCGCCGCCGCGGTGCGGCACATCGTCGAGGCGGAGGCCGCCCTCTCCGCCGAGCAGGAGGCGGTCCGCGAGGAGGCCGTCGCGGTGGCCGCCGCCGACCAGCGCGCCGCGCGGCGGGCGTCGGACGGCCGGGCCGCCGGGGACGGGCGGGAGGGCTGA
- the dapE gene encoding succinyl-diaminopimelate desuccinylase → MENPLTPEVLADPVALTRALVDIESVSLNEKAIADCVEEVLRKVPHLTTFRHSNTVMARTDLGRSSRVVLAGHLDTVPLNDNFPSTMRGDLMYGCGTSDMKSGVAFALHLAVTLPDPRYDVTYFFYEAEEIESRYNGLTLVAEAHPEWLQADFAVLLEPTYGIVEAGCQGTMRAVVTTHGERAHAARSWHGVNAIHGAGEVLRRLGEYQARRVTIDGCDYREGLNAVRINGGVAGNVVPDRCEIEINYRYAPDRDPAAAEAHLREVFAGFDLAVTDAAAGARPGLDAPAAQEFLAAVGAAPIGKLGWTDVARFAAMGIPALNFGPGDPNLAHHKDEHVEITKIRDGAATLHRWLSPL, encoded by the coding sequence ATGGAGAACCCGCTGACCCCCGAGGTCCTGGCCGATCCGGTGGCCCTGACCCGCGCACTGGTCGACATAGAGTCCGTCTCCCTCAACGAGAAGGCGATCGCCGACTGCGTCGAGGAGGTGCTGCGGAAGGTGCCCCACCTGACCACCTTCCGGCACAGCAACACGGTGATGGCCCGCACCGACCTGGGCCGGTCCTCCCGGGTGGTGCTCGCCGGCCACCTGGACACGGTGCCGCTGAACGACAACTTCCCGTCGACGATGCGCGGCGACCTGATGTACGGCTGCGGCACCTCGGACATGAAGTCCGGAGTGGCGTTCGCCCTGCACCTGGCGGTCACCCTGCCCGACCCGCGCTACGACGTGACCTACTTCTTCTACGAGGCCGAGGAGATCGAGTCCCGGTACAACGGGCTCACCCTGGTCGCCGAGGCGCACCCGGAGTGGTTGCAGGCGGACTTCGCGGTGCTGCTGGAGCCGACGTACGGCATCGTCGAGGCGGGCTGCCAGGGCACCATGCGGGCGGTCGTCACCACGCACGGCGAACGGGCCCACGCCGCCCGGTCGTGGCACGGGGTGAACGCCATCCACGGCGCGGGCGAGGTGCTGCGGCGGCTGGGGGAGTACCAGGCCCGGCGGGTGACCATCGACGGCTGCGACTACCGCGAGGGCCTGAACGCGGTCCGGATCAACGGCGGGGTCGCCGGCAACGTGGTCCCGGACCGGTGCGAGATCGAGATCAACTACCGGTACGCCCCGGACCGTGACCCGGCGGCGGCCGAGGCGCACCTGCGCGAGGTGTTCGCCGGCTTCGACCTCGCGGTGACCGACGCGGCGGCGGGCGCGCGGCCCGGCCTGGACGCGCCGGCCGCGCAGGAGTTCCTGGCGGCGGTGGGCGCCGCGCCGATCGGCAAGCTGGGCTGGACGGACGTGGCCCGCTTCGCGGCCATGGGCATCCCGGCGCTGAACTTCGGCCCCGGCGACCCCAACCTGGCCCACCACAAGGACGAGCACGTCGAGATCACCAAGATCCGCGACGGCGCCGCCACCCTCCACCGCTGGCTCTCCCCCCTCTGA
- a CDS encoding ATP-dependent helicase yields the protein MQGYRLVRRPAGPVPGDGRSAATVRGDRRPGGPTEGPGRAGAGVEGEPRSGGSAGDAAHPTGPSPDLSGRLTDPLQAEVVAHTDGPMLVVGGPGTGKSRTLVEAVAARVAEGVDPERVLVLTFARRQATDLRQRIEARIAADGHRVLREPLVRTFPAYAFGLLRRAAAERGEPSPRLLTGPEQDLIIRELLDVVGEEPGDDPVGWPEDLRPALRTRAFAGQLRDLLMRAAERGVGPVELARLGEKLGRADWPAAARFLREYVAVLALRDVSNRGSVAYDPAELVRAATGMLLDDPELLDAERRRLAHVYVDELADTDPAQQELLAVIAGSGKSLVAFADPDSSTYAFRGADPAVVSGFPHRFRTASGAPAAQVTLTTSYRAGAVLLGAAGRLARRLRGPSAHRRLRPLPDAPPGAVEVRTFRSATSEAAWLAHALRSAHLLDGVPWSRMAVLVRSTHLHLPSLRRALHTAGVPTVVHGEDLPLHLQPAVAPLLLLLRCALEPDRLDEEAAIALLHSPLGGADPLAERRLRQGLRALALAGGDRRPSGELIVEALRDPAELAGIDRRWVEPARTVAELLATARRAAATPGATAEDVLWAVWQASGLAERWAGAINRGRAATGEHETAQRWRAEAADRDLDAVLVLFDAAARFTDRLPGARTEVFLDHVLGQDLPADTLAASADRGEAVRLLTAHAAKGLEWDLVAVAGVQEGVWPDLRLRGSLLGSERLVDVLAGRADGAGVRASLVGQTSALLDEERRLFHVAVTRARRRLLVTAVASAAVGGDDHEEQPSRFLHELGVGEPPAPADPGTPPPPARPDPAPTGPAPVGGPATPPAPARTTPAPAGGPAARPDEGSWYEPAPGGAVSHQDPADPADDEQPRELPVGRPPRALTLSALVAELRTAVTDPAVPVTRRRAAAAELARLAAAGIPGAHPDDWWGLRGLSDDRPLVDEGEPVRVTPSAMESALRCSLRWLLERHGGSGPADAAQGVGNLVHAAAMLAEDASADRTALLEYVAARFDAIEMAARWMVGPERERAEAMVDKLLRWLAGNPRRLLAIEHEFAVRLDDPSRPVELTGRVDRLEVDAEGRLVVIDLKTGKSTAVTEREVAEHPQLGAYQAAVEAGAFAEFGDEAGGAALVQLGTGAKEAKEQTQAAAGQGPEAGWATALVRRTADTMAAATFAAVANSKCRVCPVRTSCPVSGQGRQVVEPPTVRPPELP from the coding sequence GTGCAGGGGTACCGGCTGGTGCGCCGGCCTGCCGGACCGGTCCCGGGTGACGGGCGGTCCGCCGCGACGGTTCGGGGGGACCGTCGGCCGGGCGGGCCGACCGAGGGGCCCGGTCGGGCCGGCGCGGGCGTCGAGGGGGAGCCGCGGTCCGGGGGGTCGGCGGGCGATGCCGCGCACCCGACGGGCCCGTCACCGGACCTGTCGGGACGGCTGACCGATCCGCTGCAGGCCGAGGTCGTCGCGCACACCGACGGGCCGATGCTGGTCGTCGGCGGTCCGGGCACCGGCAAGTCCCGCACCCTGGTCGAGGCGGTCGCCGCCCGGGTGGCCGAGGGCGTCGACCCGGAGCGGGTGCTGGTGCTCACCTTCGCCCGCCGGCAGGCCACCGACCTGCGGCAGCGCATCGAGGCGCGGATCGCCGCAGACGGGCACCGGGTGCTGCGCGAGCCACTGGTGCGCACCTTCCCGGCGTACGCGTTCGGCCTGCTCCGCCGGGCCGCCGCCGAGCGCGGCGAGCCGTCGCCCCGGCTGCTCACCGGCCCCGAGCAGGATCTGATCATCCGGGAACTGCTCGACGTGGTCGGCGAGGAGCCCGGCGACGACCCCGTCGGCTGGCCGGAGGACCTGCGCCCCGCGTTGCGTACCCGGGCCTTCGCCGGCCAGCTGCGCGATCTGCTGATGCGCGCCGCCGAGCGCGGGGTCGGCCCGGTCGAGCTGGCCCGGCTGGGGGAGAAGCTGGGCCGCGCCGACTGGCCGGCCGCCGCGCGCTTCCTCCGGGAGTACGTCGCCGTCCTCGCGCTGCGCGACGTCAGCAACCGGGGCTCGGTCGCCTACGACCCGGCCGAGCTGGTCCGCGCCGCCACCGGCATGCTGCTCGACGATCCCGAGCTGCTGGACGCCGAACGCCGCCGGCTGGCCCACGTCTACGTCGACGAGCTGGCCGACACCGACCCCGCCCAGCAGGAGTTGCTCGCCGTCATCGCCGGCAGCGGCAAGTCCCTGGTCGCCTTCGCCGACCCCGACTCCTCGACGTACGCCTTCCGGGGCGCCGATCCGGCCGTGGTGAGCGGCTTCCCGCACCGGTTCCGCACCGCCTCCGGCGCGCCGGCGGCACAGGTCACGCTGACCACGTCGTACCGGGCCGGTGCGGTGCTGCTCGGGGCGGCCGGGCGGCTGGCCCGGCGGCTGCGCGGCCCGTCGGCGCACCGGCGGCTGCGCCCGCTGCCCGACGCCCCGCCCGGCGCCGTCGAGGTACGCACCTTCCGCTCCGCCACCAGCGAGGCGGCCTGGCTGGCGCACGCGCTGCGCTCCGCGCACCTGCTCGACGGCGTGCCCTGGTCGCGGATGGCGGTGCTGGTCCGCTCCACCCACCTGCACCTGCCCTCGCTGCGCCGCGCCCTGCACACCGCCGGGGTGCCGACCGTGGTGCACGGCGAGGACCTGCCGCTGCACCTGCAACCGGCGGTCGCCCCGCTGCTGCTCCTGCTGCGCTGCGCGTTGGAGCCCGACCGGCTGGACGAGGAGGCGGCGATCGCCCTGCTGCACTCCCCGCTGGGCGGGGCCGACCCGCTGGCCGAGCGGCGGCTGCGCCAGGGGCTGCGTGCCCTCGCCCTGGCCGGGGGCGACCGCCGCCCCTCCGGCGAGCTGATCGTCGAGGCGCTGCGCGACCCGGCCGAGCTGGCCGGCATCGACCGGCGCTGGGTCGAGCCCGCCCGTACGGTGGCCGAGCTGCTCGCCACCGCCCGCCGGGCGGCGGCCACCCCGGGCGCCACCGCCGAGGACGTGCTCTGGGCCGTGTGGCAGGCCAGCGGGCTGGCCGAACGCTGGGCCGGCGCGATCAACCGGGGCCGGGCCGCCACCGGCGAGCACGAGACCGCGCAACGCTGGCGGGCCGAGGCCGCCGACCGCGACCTGGACGCCGTGCTGGTGCTCTTCGACGCGGCGGCCCGGTTCACCGACCGGCTCCCCGGCGCGCGGACCGAGGTCTTCCTCGACCACGTGCTCGGCCAGGACCTGCCCGCCGACACCCTGGCCGCCAGCGCCGACCGCGGCGAGGCGGTCCGGCTGCTCACCGCGCACGCGGCGAAGGGCCTGGAGTGGGACCTCGTCGCGGTGGCCGGGGTGCAGGAGGGTGTCTGGCCCGACCTGCGGTTGCGGGGCAGCCTGCTCGGCTCCGAGCGGCTGGTCGACGTGCTCGCCGGCAGGGCCGACGGCGCGGGCGTGCGGGCCAGCCTGGTCGGCCAGACCTCCGCCCTGCTCGACGAGGAGCGGCGGCTGTTCCACGTCGCGGTCACCCGGGCCCGGCGGCGGCTGCTGGTCACCGCCGTCGCCTCGGCGGCGGTCGGCGGCGACGACCACGAGGAGCAGCCCAGCCGCTTCCTGCACGAACTGGGCGTCGGCGAACCGCCGGCCCCCGCCGACCCCGGCACTCCGCCGCCCCCAGCCCGCCCCGACCCCGCCCCCACCGGCCCCGCACCCGTCGGCGGCCCAGCGACCCCACCAGCCCCCGCGCGGACCACTCCCGCCCCCGCCGGCGGCCCGGCGGCACGACCCGACGAAGGATCTTGGTACGAACCGGCCCCTGGAGGGGCCGTTTCCCACCAAGATCCGGCGGACCCGGCGGACGACGAGCAGCCCCGGGAGCTGCCCGTCGGGCGACCGCCCCGGGCGCTGACCCTGTCGGCGCTGGTGGCGGAGCTGCGTACCGCCGTCACCGACCCGGCGGTCCCGGTCACCCGGCGGCGCGCGGCGGCGGCCGAGCTGGCCCGGCTCGCCGCCGCCGGCATCCCCGGGGCGCACCCCGACGACTGGTGGGGGTTGCGCGGCCTCTCCGACGACCGGCCGCTGGTCGACGAGGGTGAGCCGGTCCGGGTCACCCCGTCGGCGATGGAGAGCGCCCTGCGGTGCAGCCTGCGCTGGCTGCTGGAGCGGCACGGCGGCAGCGGCCCGGCCGACGCCGCGCAGGGCGTGGGCAACCTGGTGCACGCCGCCGCGATGCTCGCCGAGGACGCCAGCGCCGACCGCACCGCCCTGCTGGAGTACGTGGCCGCCCGGTTCGACGCGATCGAGATGGCCGCCCGCTGGATGGTCGGCCCGGAGCGGGAACGCGCCGAGGCCATGGTGGACAAGCTGCTGCGCTGGCTGGCGGGCAACCCGCGCCGGCTGCTCGCCATCGAGCACGAGTTCGCGGTGCGGCTCGACGACCCGAGCCGCCCGGTCGAGCTGACCGGCCGGGTGGACCGGCTGGAGGTGGACGCCGAGGGCCGGCTCGTGGTGATCGACCTGAAGACCGGCAAGTCCACCGCCGTGACCGAACGGGAGGTGGCCGAGCACCCGCAGCTCGGGGCGTACCAGGCGGCGGTCGAGGCGGGCGCGTTCGCCGAGTTCGGCGACGAGGCGGGCGGCGCGGCGCTGGTGCAGCTCGGCACCGGGGCGAAGGAGGCGAAGGAGCAGACCCAGGCCGCCGCCGGGCAGGGCCCCGAGGCCGGCTGGGCCACCGCCCTGGTCCGGCGCACCGCCGATACGATGGCCGCCGCCACCTTCGCCGCGGTCGCCAACTCGAAGTGCCGGGTCTGCCCGGTGCGGACCAGCTGCCCGGTCTCCGGCCAGGGCCGGCAGGTCGTCGAGCCGCCGACCGTCCGTCCCCCGGAGCTGCCGTGA
- the dapD gene encoding 2,3,4,5-tetrahydropyridine-2,6-dicarboxylate N-succinyltransferase yields MTSGSAWGIGLATITAEDQVLDTWYPTGKLGLGELPLVPGEDQADVLDLPPGAIGERALPGLRTVEVVTVIGSLDDPIKDAADAYLRLHLLSHRLVRPNELNLDGIFGKLANVAWTSAGPCPPERVDELRVIERAAGRHLAVYGVDKFPRMTDYVVPSGVRIADADRVRLGAHLAAGTTVMHEGFVNFNAGTLGTSMVEGRIVQGVLVGDGSDIGGGASIMGTLSGGGTEKISIGERSLIGANAGVGISLGDDCVVEAGCYITAASKITLPDGRVVKARELSGVAGLLFWRNSVTGALEARPRTGRGIELNAALHAND; encoded by the coding sequence GTGACGTCCGGATCCGCCTGGGGCATCGGCCTGGCCACCATCACGGCTGAGGATCAGGTGCTCGACACCTGGTACCCGACCGGCAAGCTGGGACTCGGCGAGTTGCCGCTGGTCCCCGGCGAGGACCAGGCCGACGTGCTCGACCTGCCGCCGGGCGCGATCGGCGAGCGGGCGCTGCCCGGCCTGCGTACCGTCGAGGTGGTCACCGTGATCGGCTCGCTGGACGACCCGATCAAGGACGCCGCCGACGCGTACCTGCGGCTGCACCTGCTCTCCCACCGCCTGGTCCGGCCCAACGAGCTCAACCTGGACGGCATCTTCGGCAAGCTGGCCAACGTCGCCTGGACCTCGGCCGGGCCGTGCCCGCCGGAGCGGGTCGACGAGCTGCGGGTGATCGAGCGGGCCGCCGGCCGCCACCTGGCGGTGTACGGGGTGGACAAGTTCCCCCGGATGACCGACTACGTGGTCCCCTCCGGCGTACGGATCGCCGACGCCGACCGGGTGCGCCTCGGCGCGCACCTCGCCGCCGGCACCACCGTGATGCACGAGGGCTTCGTCAACTTCAACGCCGGCACGCTGGGCACCTCGATGGTGGAGGGACGCATCGTGCAGGGCGTGCTGGTCGGGGACGGCTCCGACATCGGCGGCGGCGCCTCGATCATGGGCACCCTCTCCGGCGGTGGCACCGAGAAGATCAGCATCGGTGAGCGGAGCCTGATCGGCGCGAACGCCGGCGTCGGCATCTCCCTCGGCGACGACTGCGTGGTCGAGGCGGGCTGCTACATCACCGCCGCCTCGAAGATCACCCTGCCGGACGGCCGGGTGGTCAAGGCCCGGGAGCTCTCCGGCGTGGCCGGGTTGCTCTTCTGGCGCAACTCGGTGACCGGCGCGCTGGAGGCCAGGCCGCGCACCGGCCGGGGCATCGAACTGAACGCCGCCCTGCACGCCAACGACTGA
- a CDS encoding S8 family serine peptidase, which produces MTLHEEDPLHRRRKTAVLGLVLGLAVTAPAALPATASAAPAAGDPAARPAAAPTRPAKPTTVTLVTGDRVTVTADGKAAVRPGPGREDLRFVVRRERGHLSVTPQDAVAPIRAGQVDRRLFDVTGLIAAGYDDARRDDLPLLVSYASGGARRGVAALPGARVTRDLPAIRGAAVTAGKSSAGAVWSTVTTGPAGARLGAAGGVERLWLDGRRTPTLDHTVPQIGAPTAWSAGLTGKGVTVAVLDTGVDATHPDLAGKVAEARNFAETPDTRDTVGHGTHVASTIAGSGAASGGRYKGVAPDATLLDGKVCEEFGCSESAILAGMQWAAVDKRAAVINMSLGGWDSPDVDPLEEAVGTLTAETGTLFVIAAGNDGSDGSVGSPASADAALAVGAVDRDDNLAEFSSRGPRVGDDALKPDITAPGVDVVAARSAHGQIGDPVGERYVSLSGTSMATPHVAGSAALLAQQHPDWKAGQLKSTLMAAAKPHPAQTSYQQGAGRVDLTRAITQQVTSDPVSVSFGRTQWPHDDDAPVTRAVAWHNAGATPVTLDLTVEASGPGGRAAPAGMFTLGTNRITVPAGGRAETTITANTRLGDADGYWTGRVLARSGTQVAVTPLAVHKEVESYTLRLTHLNRAGAKAAEVWTSLAGLETTGVWDASGADGTAEVRLPKGRYGLNSLIIEPAPEGETPGLTMLARPELVLDRDLTLTLDARTAKPVRTTIPQAGASPLLIDISAIFFAANGDVYGFGLWADTFEGLTTGQAGGSTVSDEQFVATVSSQWADAEAASSPYLYALSEAIPGRMPTGFVRDYRKKDLATVVHKFHGGYSGLVAERYVIPELEYNTGGSAIILPVTVPGQRVEHYNTKGVRWESEIDFGSVNPDEPWLDVKAALFSTPTAYRAGRTVHEHWNQAPYGPSFPTPRWPDESVSRLGDTIFVGMPVFSDAAGHPGGSVTDKEGTRLWRDGKLVGESPYAGYGQFEVPAGAADYKLSVSASRSFTDLSTEVESTWTFRSKHVAGEDPVRLPLSSIRFTPPLAGDNSAKAGRLLPIPVEVRRQPGAGTATVEKPTVDVSYDGGKTWSKVSVLRLPRAGWVAMVKHPATGGYASLRATARDTDGNTVSTRIIQAYRLK; this is translated from the coding sequence ATGACGCTCCACGAGGAGGATCCGTTGCACAGAAGAAGGAAGACGGCCGTACTCGGCCTCGTGCTCGGTCTGGCGGTGACCGCGCCGGCCGCTCTGCCGGCCACCGCCTCGGCCGCCCCGGCGGCCGGGGACCCGGCCGCCCGACCGGCGGCCGCGCCCACCAGGCCCGCCAAACCCACCACGGTCACCCTGGTCACCGGGGACCGGGTCACCGTCACCGCCGACGGCAAGGCCGCCGTGCGACCCGGCCCCGGCCGCGAGGACCTGCGATTCGTGGTACGCCGCGAGCGCGGACACCTGTCGGTGACGCCGCAGGACGCCGTCGCGCCGATCCGGGCCGGGCAGGTCGACCGGCGGCTCTTCGACGTCACCGGGCTGATCGCCGCCGGGTACGACGACGCCCGCCGCGACGACCTGCCGCTGCTGGTGTCGTACGCCTCCGGCGGGGCCCGGCGCGGCGTGGCCGCGCTGCCCGGCGCGCGGGTGACCCGCGACCTGCCGGCGATCCGGGGCGCGGCGGTGACCGCCGGCAAGTCCTCCGCCGGCGCGGTCTGGTCCACGGTCACCACCGGCCCGGCCGGTGCGCGGCTCGGCGCGGCGGGGGGCGTCGAGCGGCTCTGGCTCGACGGCCGACGCACCCCCACCCTCGACCACACCGTTCCCCAGATCGGCGCGCCCACCGCCTGGTCCGCCGGCCTCACCGGCAAGGGCGTGACCGTGGCGGTGCTGGACACCGGCGTCGACGCCACCCACCCCGACCTGGCCGGCAAGGTCGCCGAGGCGCGCAACTTCGCCGAGACGCCCGACACCCGCGACACCGTCGGGCACGGCACGCACGTCGCCTCGACCATCGCCGGCAGCGGCGCCGCCTCCGGCGGCCGGTACAAGGGCGTGGCGCCGGACGCCACCCTGCTCGACGGCAAGGTCTGCGAGGAGTTCGGGTGCAGCGAGTCGGCCATCCTGGCCGGCATGCAGTGGGCCGCCGTCGACAAGCGGGCCGCGGTGATCAACATGAGCCTCGGCGGGTGGGACAGCCCCGACGTCGACCCGCTGGAGGAGGCGGTCGGCACGCTGACCGCCGAGACCGGCACGCTCTTCGTCATCGCCGCCGGCAACGACGGATCCGACGGGTCCGTCGGCTCGCCGGCCAGCGCCGACGCCGCGCTCGCGGTGGGCGCGGTGGACCGCGACGACAACCTCGCCGAATTCTCGAGCCGGGGGCCCCGGGTCGGTGACGACGCGCTCAAGCCCGACATCACCGCGCCCGGCGTGGACGTGGTGGCCGCCCGTTCCGCCCACGGGCAGATCGGCGACCCGGTGGGGGAGCGCTACGTCAGCCTCTCCGGCACCTCGATGGCCACCCCGCACGTGGCCGGCTCGGCGGCGCTGCTGGCCCAGCAGCACCCGGACTGGAAGGCCGGTCAGCTCAAGTCGACCCTGATGGCGGCGGCGAAGCCGCACCCGGCGCAGACCTCGTACCAGCAGGGGGCCGGGCGGGTCGACCTGACCCGGGCGATCACCCAGCAGGTCACCAGTGACCCGGTGAGCGTCTCCTTCGGTCGTACCCAGTGGCCGCACGACGACGACGCGCCGGTCACCCGGGCGGTCGCCTGGCACAACGCCGGCGCCACCCCGGTCACCCTCGACCTCACGGTCGAGGCGAGCGGGCCCGGCGGGCGGGCCGCCCCGGCCGGCATGTTCACCCTCGGCACGAACCGGATCACCGTGCCGGCCGGCGGCCGGGCCGAGACCACCATCACCGCGAACACCCGGCTGGGCGACGCGGACGGCTACTGGACCGGCCGGGTGCTCGCCCGGTCCGGGACCCAGGTCGCGGTCACCCCGCTGGCCGTGCACAAGGAGGTGGAGAGCTACACGCTGCGGCTGACCCACCTGAACCGTGCCGGTGCGAAGGCGGCCGAGGTCTGGACCTCCCTCGCCGGACTGGAGACCACCGGCGTCTGGGACGCCAGCGGCGCCGACGGGACCGCCGAGGTGCGACTCCCCAAGGGCCGGTACGGGCTCAACTCGCTGATCATCGAGCCGGCCCCGGAGGGCGAGACGCCCGGGCTGACCATGCTGGCCCGGCCCGAGCTGGTGCTCGACCGGGACCTCACGCTCACCCTGGACGCGCGGACGGCGAAGCCGGTACGCACGACGATCCCGCAGGCCGGGGCCAGCCCGCTGCTGATCGACATCAGCGCGATCTTCTTCGCCGCCAACGGCGACGTCTACGGCTTCGGGCTCTGGGCCGACACCTTCGAGGGGCTGACCACCGGCCAGGCCGGTGGGAGCACCGTCTCGGACGAGCAGTTCGTGGCGACGGTCAGCAGCCAGTGGGCCGACGCGGAGGCGGCGAGCAGCCCGTACCTGTATGCGTTGAGCGAGGCGATCCCGGGCCGGATGCCCACCGGCTTCGTCCGCGACTACCGGAAGAAGGACCTGGCCACCGTGGTGCACAAGTTCCACGGGGGCTACTCCGGGCTGGTGGCCGAGCGGTACGTCATCCCCGAGCTGGAGTACAACACCGGCGGGTCGGCGATCATCCTGCCCGTCACCGTGCCCGGCCAACGGGTCGAGCACTACAACACCAAGGGGGTGCGCTGGGAGTCCGAGATCGACTTCGGGTCGGTCAACCCCGACGAGCCCTGGCTCGACGTGAAGGCCGCGCTCTTCTCCACGCCGACGGCGTACCGGGCCGGCCGGACGGTCCACGAGCACTGGAACCAGGCGCCGTACGGGCCGTCGTTCCCGACGCCGCGCTGGCCGGACGAGAGCGTCAGCAGGCTGGGTGACACCATCTTCGTCGGCATGCCGGTCTTCAGCGACGCCGCCGGCCACCCCGGCGGATCGGTGACGGACAAGGAGGGCACCCGGCTCTGGCGTGACGGCAAGCTGGTCGGCGAGTCCCCGTACGCCGGCTACGGCCAGTTCGAGGTGCCCGCCGGCGCGGCGGACTACAAGCTGTCCGTCTCGGCGAGCCGCAGCTTCACCGACCTGAGCACCGAGGTCGAGTCCACCTGGACCTTCCGCTCCAAGCACGTGGCGGGCGAGGACCCGGTCCGGCTGCCGCTGTCGTCGATCCGCTTCACGCCGCCGCTGGCCGGGGACAACAGCGCCAAGGCGGGCCGACTCCTGCCGATCCCGGTCGAGGTGCGGCGCCAACCCGGCGCGGGCACCGCGACGGTGGAGAAGCCGACCGTCGACGTCTCGTACGACGGTGGGAAGACCTGGAGCAAGGTCAGCGTGCTGCGGCTGCCGCGCGCCGGCTGGGTGGCGATGGTCAAGCACCCCGCCACCGGTGGGTACGCGTCCCTGCGGGCCACCGCCCGGGACACCGACGGCAACACGGTGTCCACGCGGATCATCCAGGCGTACCGGCTGAAGTGA
- a CDS encoding LOG family protein, translating to MAAICVFCASSRTLDQRWLDLAAETGAQLARRGHTLVSGGGCVGMMGALADGARAAGGRTVGVIPQSLVDLEVADLASDELLVTESMADRKTLMIEKSDAFLTLPGGLGTLDELFEVWTTATLALHAKPMVLVDTDGFYRPLLDWLAALADQTFLKPAGLDLLAVARSVPEALDAIESRLT from the coding sequence GTGGCCGCGATCTGCGTGTTCTGCGCGTCCTCCCGTACCCTCGACCAACGCTGGCTGGACCTCGCGGCCGAGACGGGCGCGCAGCTCGCCCGGCGCGGACACACGCTGGTCAGCGGTGGCGGCTGCGTCGGGATGATGGGCGCGCTGGCCGACGGCGCACGGGCGGCCGGCGGCCGGACCGTCGGGGTGATCCCGCAGTCCCTGGTCGACCTGGAGGTCGCCGACCTGGCCTCGGACGAGTTGCTGGTCACCGAGAGCATGGCCGACCGCAAGACCCTGATGATCGAGAAGTCGGACGCGTTCCTCACCCTGCCGGGCGGGCTCGGCACGCTGGACGAGCTCTTCGAGGTGTGGACCACCGCCACCCTGGCGCTGCACGCCAAGCCGATGGTGCTGGTCGACACCGACGGCTTCTACCGTCCGCTGCTCGACTGGCTGGCCGCGCTGGCCGACCAGACCTTCCTCAAGCCGGCCGGCCTCGACCTGCTCGCGGTCGCCCGGTCGGTCCCCGAGGCCCTCGACGCCATCGAGTCCCGGCTGACCTGA